The following proteins are co-located in the Deferribacter autotrophicus genome:
- the istB gene encoding IS21-like element helper ATPase IstB: MQDILKKLTNFKLSGMAKTLESRNQYAIENSLSYLDFLELLLDDESVNRQNNSFKRRFSKSKLDSSKTLPMYDFTYQPELNKQEILDISSCRFIEEKKNIIFMGNPGVGKTHLANAIGLEALKKGYKVLFIHANDMVSKLVSSKGDGSYFSVLKQFLSVDLLIIDEVGFKKIPLNHVDEFFEIIRHRYENNSIIITTNRPFEEWGNIFGDVVLASAIIDRLVHHAHIFRINGESYRIKSLQSMKNTKR; encoded by the coding sequence ATGCAAGATATTTTAAAAAAACTAACAAATTTTAAGTTATCCGGAATGGCAAAGACATTAGAAAGCCGAAATCAATATGCAATAGAAAACAGTTTGAGTTACCTGGATTTTCTTGAATTGTTACTTGATGATGAGTCAGTGAACAGACAGAATAATTCTTTTAAGAGAAGATTTTCAAAATCTAAGTTGGATTCATCCAAAACATTACCTATGTATGATTTTACTTATCAGCCTGAACTGAATAAGCAAGAAATACTTGATATAAGTAGTTGCAGATTTATAGAAGAAAAGAAGAATATAATATTCATGGGTAATCCAGGAGTTGGCAAAACACATCTTGCAAATGCCATAGGATTAGAGGCTTTAAAGAAAGGATACAAGGTTTTATTTATTCACGCCAATGACATGGTATCAAAATTAGTATCATCGAAAGGAGATGGTAGTTATTTTAGTGTATTAAAACAGTTTTTAAGTGTGGATTTACTGATAATTGATGAGGTTGGTTTTAAGAAAATACCTTTAAACCATGTTGATGAATTTTTTGAAATAATCAGACATAGATATGAAAATAATTCTATAATTATCACTACTAATAGGCCTTTCGAAGAGTGGGGTAATATATTTGGTGATGTTGTTTTAGCTTCTGCTATCATAGATAGACTCGTACATCATGCTCATATTTTTAGAATCAATGGTGAAAGCTATAGAATCAAAAGTTTACAATCTATGAAAAATACTAAAAGGTAA
- a CDS encoding FumA C-terminus/TtdB family hydratase beta subunit, protein MPIKLTTPISEEEIRKLKVGDEVLLSGTIVTARDQAHKLMVEEKPDFIREYLKDSVIYHCGPVVKKNDDGSWEFVAAGPTTSSREEPYQADVICEYQVRGVIGKGGMGPRTAEGLKKCGAVYFHAVGGAGSLIAKKVIKVKEVFKLEEFGTPEAFWVIEVEDFPVVVTMDSHGNSLHKQILEKSEEKAKELMGLK, encoded by the coding sequence ATGCCGATTAAATTAACTACACCAATAAGTGAAGAAGAAATAAGAAAATTAAAAGTGGGCGATGAAGTCCTTTTATCAGGTACAATCGTAACTGCAAGAGATCAAGCACATAAATTGATGGTGGAAGAAAAACCTGATTTTATCAGAGAATATTTAAAAGATTCTGTAATTTACCACTGTGGGCCTGTTGTTAAGAAAAATGATGATGGTAGTTGGGAATTTGTTGCTGCTGGTCCTACAACATCATCAAGGGAAGAACCTTATCAGGCCGATGTAATCTGTGAATATCAGGTTAGAGGTGTTATTGGTAAAGGTGGTATGGGACCAAGAACTGCTGAAGGCTTGAAGAAGTGTGGTGCAGTTTATTTTCATGCTGTTGGTGGAGCTGGTTCACTTATTGCAAAGAAAGTGATTAAAGTTAAAGAAGTTTTCAAGTTAGAAGAGTTTGGTACACCTGAAGCATTTTGGGTAATCGAAGTAGAAGACTTCCCTGTTGTTGTAACCATGGATTCTCATGGAAACAGCCTTCACAAACAAATCCTTGAAAAATCAGAAGAAAAAGCAAAAGAATTAATGGGTCTTAAATAG
- a CDS encoding fumarate hydratase, protein MELKEAVLELIRRVATDLPPDIEEALKKAYEREDEGTPAKSVFKTILENVELARKNSTPICQDTGSLIFYIDFPVGHAEKTYREAIEWAAAEATKRQYLRPNAVDPITGKNSGNNIGKNAPYIHFHQWDKDEVRIRLMLKGGGSENVGIQYKLPDSNLKAGRDLQGVKKVIIDAAVKAQGFGCAPGTLGVGIGGDRVTSYALSKEQFFRKLNERNPNPEIAKLEEELYQELNELGIGPMGFGGKTTVLGVHIDAQHRHPATYYVSISYMCWAYRRKFLTIKDGEVTYAD, encoded by the coding sequence ATGGAGTTAAAAGAGGCAGTATTAGAGCTAATCAGGAGAGTTGCAACCGATTTACCCCCCGATATTGAAGAAGCTTTAAAAAAAGCTTATGAAAGAGAGGACGAGGGGACACCTGCAAAAAGTGTTTTTAAAACAATCCTCGAAAATGTAGAGCTTGCTAGAAAAAATTCCACACCAATCTGTCAGGATACCGGATCTTTGATATTCTACATCGATTTTCCTGTTGGCCACGCTGAAAAAACTTATCGTGAAGCCATTGAATGGGCTGCTGCAGAAGCCACAAAAAGACAATACCTTCGTCCAAATGCTGTGGATCCAATTACCGGGAAAAACTCAGGTAACAATATTGGTAAAAATGCCCCTTATATCCATTTCCATCAGTGGGATAAGGATGAAGTTAGAATCAGACTTATGCTCAAAGGTGGCGGTAGTGAAAACGTTGGTATTCAATACAAACTTCCAGATTCAAATCTGAAAGCCGGTAGAGATTTGCAAGGTGTTAAAAAAGTTATAATCGATGCTGCGGTTAAAGCTCAAGGTTTTGGTTGTGCTCCAGGGACCTTAGGAGTGGGAATTGGCGGCGACAGAGTTACATCCTATGCTCTCTCCAAAGAACAATTCTTCAGAAAATTGAATGAAAGGAATCCAAATCCAGAGATCGCAAAACTTGAAGAAGAACTTTATCAAGAATTGAATGAACTTGGTATTGGTCCTATGGGGTTTGGAGGAAAAACAACTGTCTTGGGTGTTCATATCGATGCTCAGCATAGGCATCCAGCTACTTACTATGTATCAATCTCTTACATGTGCTGGGCTTACAGGAGAAAATTTTTAACCATAAAAGATGGCGAGGTGACTTATGCCGATTAA
- the acnB gene encoding bifunctional aconitate hydratase 2/2-methylisocitrate dehydratase yields the protein MLDKYMEHVKEREALGIPPLPLSPELTEEVCKLLENPPEDKKDFLLHLIRDRVAPGVDPAAKVKAEWLYKVAKGEKLSPVVSKEDAVFLLGTMIGGYNVGYLIDLLNDDELASKAAEALKNTILVYDAFDKIVEMSKDNKYAKEVLESWANGEWFTNKPEFPDEIKVKVFKVDGEINTDDFSPAKHAWSRPDIPLHALSMGETRFPGGIETIKQFREEGYKVAFVGDVVGTGSSRKSACNSLMWHIGEDIPYVPNKRRGGIVIGGLIAPIFFNTTQDSGGLPIMCDVTKLKTGDVVIIDTKKGEIRSESGEVLSTFEIKPPTLRDEFRAGGRLNLIIGRSLTNKAREVLGLGESDLFIKPDNPTPKPNQGYTLAQKIVGKACGLPGVLPGTACEPKMTTVGSQDTTGPMTADELKELACLKFQTELFMQSFCHTAAYPKPADVKMHHTLPQFIIERGGVALKPGDGVIHSWLNRLLLPDTVGTGGDSHTRFPIGLSFPAGSGLVAFAGALGFMPLDMPESVLVKFKGELNPGITLRDVVNAIPYFAIKQGLLTVEKKGKKNIFNGRILEMEGLPNLTVEQAFELTDASAERSAAGATIKLSEESVANFLRSNIALMKRMIEEGYQDADTLKRRIEACEKWLENPVLLERDENAEYAAVIEIDLSEITEPIVACPNDPDDVKLLSEVAGDKIDEVFIGSCMTNIGHFRAAGKIWEGCKEAPTRIWLTPPTKMDKAQLMEEGYYSIYSAIGARTEIPGCSLCMGNQARVRSKSTVISTSTRNFDNRMGDGARVYLGSAELAAVAALKGKLPTPEEYFEIIKEKLEPKKDEVYRYLEFHKMGDFKLDYA from the coding sequence ATGCTTGATAAGTATATGGAACATGTAAAAGAGCGTGAAGCATTGGGGATTCCGCCTTTGCCATTATCACCTGAGTTGACAGAAGAAGTGTGCAAACTTTTAGAGAATCCTCCTGAAGATAAAAAGGATTTTTTGCTTCATTTGATTAGAGACAGGGTTGCCCCAGGAGTGGATCCTGCTGCTAAAGTGAAGGCTGAGTGGCTTTATAAAGTAGCAAAAGGTGAAAAATTATCACCTGTTGTTTCAAAGGAAGATGCTGTATTTTTACTTGGGACTATGATTGGTGGTTATAATGTTGGTTATCTTATTGACTTGTTAAATGATGATGAGCTTGCTTCTAAAGCGGCTGAAGCTCTTAAAAACACTATTTTAGTGTATGATGCTTTTGATAAAATTGTTGAGATGTCAAAAGACAATAAGTATGCAAAAGAAGTGTTAGAATCTTGGGCTAATGGTGAGTGGTTTACAAATAAGCCAGAGTTTCCTGATGAAATTAAGGTTAAGGTTTTTAAGGTTGATGGAGAAATCAACACTGATGACTTTTCTCCTGCAAAACACGCTTGGAGTAGGCCAGATATTCCATTGCATGCTCTCAGTATGGGTGAGACAAGATTTCCAGGAGGGATAGAAACCATTAAGCAGTTTCGTGAAGAAGGGTATAAAGTGGCATTTGTTGGGGACGTGGTTGGTACAGGCTCTTCAAGAAAGTCCGCTTGTAACTCTTTGATGTGGCATATTGGGGAAGATATCCCTTATGTACCAAATAAAAGAAGAGGCGGAATTGTAATAGGTGGTTTGATTGCTCCTATTTTCTTCAATACCACCCAGGATTCCGGTGGTCTTCCAATTATGTGCGATGTGACAAAATTGAAGACTGGTGATGTTGTAATCATTGATACGAAAAAAGGTGAAATAAGAAGTGAGAGTGGCGAAGTTTTATCCACATTTGAAATTAAACCACCTACATTGAGGGATGAGTTTAGAGCTGGTGGTAGATTAAATCTTATCATCGGTCGCTCACTTACAAATAAGGCGAGAGAAGTATTAGGGCTTGGTGAAAGTGATCTGTTTATTAAGCCTGATAATCCTACACCTAAGCCAAATCAGGGATACACACTTGCTCAAAAGATTGTGGGTAAAGCTTGTGGCTTACCAGGTGTGTTACCAGGAACAGCTTGTGAGCCAAAGATGACAACTGTAGGTTCTCAGGATACCACAGGTCCGATGACTGCTGATGAGTTAAAAGAGCTTGCTTGTTTGAAATTTCAAACTGAGCTGTTTATGCAGTCATTCTGTCATACAGCAGCTTATCCAAAACCTGCTGATGTTAAAATGCATCATACTCTTCCACAATTTATTATTGAGAGAGGTGGTGTTGCACTTAAACCTGGAGATGGTGTAATCCATTCTTGGTTAAATAGATTGTTGCTTCCTGATACCGTTGGTACTGGTGGTGATTCTCACACAAGATTTCCTATCGGTTTATCTTTTCCTGCAGGTTCAGGGCTCGTGGCATTTGCTGGTGCGTTAGGTTTTATGCCTCTTGATATGCCTGAATCTGTGCTGGTTAAATTCAAGGGTGAATTGAATCCTGGGATTACTTTAAGAGATGTTGTAAACGCTATTCCATATTTTGCAATCAAACAAGGGCTTTTAACAGTAGAGAAGAAAGGTAAGAAAAATATATTCAATGGTAGAATTCTTGAAATGGAAGGTCTTCCAAATTTAACTGTGGAGCAGGCATTTGAATTGACAGATGCTTCAGCAGAAAGGTCAGCGGCAGGTGCTACAATTAAGCTTTCAGAAGAAAGTGTTGCTAATTTCTTACGTAGTAATATCGCATTGATGAAGAGGATGATTGAAGAAGGATATCAGGATGCAGATACTTTAAAGAGAAGAATAGAGGCATGCGAAAAGTGGCTTGAAAACCCTGTTCTTCTCGAAAGAGATGAAAATGCAGAATATGCTGCAGTAATTGAAATTGATCTATCTGAAATTACAGAGCCTATCGTAGCATGTCCAAATGATCCAGATGATGTGAAACTTTTGAGCGAAGTGGCCGGTGATAAAATTGATGAGGTATTCATCGGTTCTTGTATGACAAATATAGGACATTTTAGAGCCGCAGGTAAGATTTGGGAAGGTTGCAAAGAAGCACCTACAAGAATTTGGTTAACTCCACCAACAAAGATGGATAAAGCTCAATTGATGGAAGAAGGGTATTACTCAATTTACTCTGCAATCGGTGCAAGAACAGAGATCCCTGGATGTTCGCTCTGTATGGGTAACCAGGCTAGGGTTCGCTCCAAGTCAACTGTAATTTCTACTTCAACGAGAAACTTTGATAACAGAATGGGGGATGGTGCTAGAGTTTACCTTGGTTCTGCAGAGCTTGCTGCAGTAGCGGCTTTAAAAGGTAAATTGCCAACACCTGAAGAGTATTTTGAGATAATAAAAGAAAAGTTAGAGCCTAAGAAGGACGAAGTATATAGATATTTAGAATTTCATAAGATGGGCGATTTCAAGTTAGATTACGCTTAA
- a CDS encoding NADP-dependent isocitrate dehydrogenase yields the protein MAEKKPTIIWTETDEAPFLATFSLLPIVKAFLKHADIDVEVRDISVAGRILATFPDYLTDEQKVSDDLAYLGELVNKPEANIIKLPNISASIPQLKEAIEELQKQGYKVPDYPEEPETDEEKKIQERYAKVLGSAVNPVLRQGNSDRRAPLAVKKYAQKYPTSMGLPLKDWPENSKCHVSHMDGGDFYENEKSVTIEKETDVKIEFVDKDGNVKVLKELHLLEGEVFDGTFMSAKKLREFYEEQIKDAKEKDVLLSLHLKATMMKVSDPVLFGHAVTVYFKDVFEKYADVFEEIGVNPNNGLSDVYKKLQKLPDDKRKEIEDAIQDVYKKNPALAMVDSDRGITNLHVPNDIIIDASMPVVVRDGGKMWGPDGQLHDTKAMIPDRCYATMYAEVIEDCKKNGAFDRSTMGSVSNVGLMAMKAEEYGSHDKTFIAPDDGTMRVVDANGNVLFEHQVEKGDIWRACQTKDVAIKDWVKLAVNRAKLSGEPIVFWLDKNRAHDAQLIKKVEEYLKEYDLSDIEYHIMPPREAMKFTLERVRKGLNTISVTGNVLRDYLTDLFPILELGTSAKMLSIVPLLAGGGLFETGAGGSAPKHVQQFLKEGHLRWDSLGEFTALGASLEHIYNQYKNSKAKVMADAIDKAVGTLLENQKWPGRKVGQLDNRGEHFYFAMYWAEALAEQNEDAELKEVFTKVAKAMKDNEEKILREIMDAEGKPLDIGGYYHPDKEKISAAMRPSATFNEIIDNL from the coding sequence ATGGCAGAAAAGAAACCAACAATTATTTGGACCGAAACGGATGAAGCACCATTTTTAGCTACTTTTTCTCTTTTACCTATCGTAAAAGCATTTTTGAAACATGCTGATATTGATGTTGAAGTGAGGGATATTTCTGTTGCCGGGAGGATTCTTGCAACATTTCCGGATTATTTAACTGATGAGCAGAAAGTTTCAGATGATTTGGCATATCTTGGTGAGCTTGTTAATAAGCCTGAAGCTAACATTATCAAGTTGCCTAACATCAGCGCTTCAATTCCTCAGCTCAAAGAGGCAATAGAAGAGCTTCAGAAACAAGGGTATAAAGTGCCTGATTATCCTGAAGAGCCTGAAACTGATGAAGAGAAGAAAATTCAGGAAAGATATGCTAAAGTGTTGGGTAGTGCTGTTAACCCCGTTTTGAGACAAGGCAATTCTGATAGAAGAGCACCTTTGGCTGTTAAAAAGTATGCTCAAAAATATCCTACATCAATGGGGCTTCCTTTAAAAGATTGGCCCGAGAATTCTAAATGTCATGTTTCACATATGGATGGTGGTGATTTTTATGAAAATGAAAAATCAGTGACAATTGAAAAAGAAACTGATGTGAAGATAGAGTTTGTTGATAAAGATGGTAATGTTAAAGTTCTAAAAGAGCTTCATTTGCTTGAAGGTGAGGTTTTTGACGGTACTTTTATGAGTGCCAAAAAACTGCGTGAATTTTATGAAGAGCAAATAAAGGATGCAAAAGAAAAAGATGTTCTTTTATCTCTTCACCTGAAAGCTACAATGATGAAAGTTTCCGACCCGGTGCTTTTCGGTCATGCAGTTACTGTTTATTTTAAAGATGTTTTTGAAAAGTATGCTGATGTTTTTGAAGAAATAGGTGTTAATCCTAACAATGGATTAAGCGATGTGTATAAGAAACTACAAAAGCTTCCTGATGACAAGAGAAAAGAGATAGAAGATGCTATTCAGGATGTTTATAAGAAAAATCCTGCTCTTGCTATGGTTGATTCAGATAGAGGAATTACAAACCTTCATGTACCTAATGACATTATTATTGACGCATCTATGCCTGTGGTTGTTAGAGACGGTGGTAAAATGTGGGGTCCTGATGGGCAGTTGCATGATACAAAAGCTATGATCCCTGACAGATGCTATGCTACAATGTATGCTGAAGTGATTGAAGATTGTAAGAAGAATGGTGCTTTTGACAGATCTACAATGGGAAGTGTTTCTAATGTCGGTTTAATGGCTATGAAAGCCGAAGAGTATGGGTCTCATGATAAAACTTTCATTGCTCCAGATGATGGGACCATGAGAGTTGTTGATGCTAATGGCAATGTTCTTTTTGAACATCAGGTTGAGAAAGGTGATATTTGGAGAGCTTGTCAGACTAAAGATGTTGCAATTAAAGACTGGGTAAAACTTGCAGTAAATAGAGCCAAGTTAAGCGGAGAGCCGATTGTGTTCTGGCTTGATAAGAATAGAGCTCATGACGCCCAGCTTATAAAGAAGGTAGAAGAGTATCTTAAAGAATATGATTTGAGCGATATAGAGTATCATATTATGCCACCAAGAGAAGCGATGAAATTTACTCTTGAGAGAGTTAGAAAAGGGCTTAATACTATTTCTGTTACTGGTAATGTATTGAGAGATTATCTTACAGACCTATTCCCAATCTTAGAGCTTGGTACCAGTGCTAAGATGCTTTCAATCGTTCCTCTTCTTGCAGGTGGAGGATTGTTTGAAACTGGTGCTGGTGGTTCTGCTCCAAAACATGTTCAGCAGTTTTTAAAAGAAGGACATTTAAGATGGGATTCTCTTGGTGAATTTACAGCTCTTGGTGCTTCTTTAGAGCATATTTATAACCAGTATAAAAATAGCAAGGCAAAGGTAATGGCTGATGCTATAGATAAGGCGGTTGGTACTCTTCTTGAAAATCAGAAATGGCCTGGTAGAAAGGTTGGACAGTTAGATAACAGAGGTGAGCACTTCTATTTTGCTATGTATTGGGCTGAAGCTTTGGCAGAGCAGAATGAAGATGCTGAATTAAAGGAAGTTTTTACAAAAGTTGCTAAAGCTATGAAAGATAATGAGGAAAAGATTCTTAGAGAAATTATGGATGCTGAAGGAAAGCCTTTAGATATTGGAGGATATTATCATCCAGATAAAGAAAAAATTTCTGCAGCAATGAGACCAAGTGCAACATTTAATGAAATTATTGATAATCTATAG
- the mdh gene encoding malate dehydrogenase translates to MATFKRPKIALIGGGQIGGVLAQLCALRELGDVVMYDIVEDMPQGKCLDIAEASRVDGFDVEVKGTNDYKDIEGADICIVTAGLPRKPGMSRDDLLTTNANIIKTVAENIKQYAPDSHVIVISNPLDAMVTLMREVTGFPHNRVYGQAGVLDSSRFASFIAWELGVSVKDINALVLGGHGDTMVPLVRYANVNGIPVMELLERKYGDAAKAKEVMDAIVERTRKAGGEVVALLKKGSAFYSPASSAIAMAEAVLRDQKRVLPVCAWLDGEYGVNGMYLGVPVILGANGVEKVIELSLNDEEQAMLDNSVNAVKKLIEDMKRLGFL, encoded by the coding sequence ATGGCAACATTTAAAAGACCAAAGATAGCATTAATAGGTGGTGGTCAGATTGGTGGTGTTTTGGCTCAACTTTGTGCTTTAAGAGAACTTGGCGATGTTGTAATGTATGACATCGTTGAAGATATGCCTCAAGGTAAATGTCTTGATATCGCTGAAGCTTCTAGAGTTGATGGTTTTGATGTAGAGGTTAAAGGTACTAACGATTATAAAGATATCGAAGGTGCAGATATTTGTATTGTTACTGCTGGTCTTCCAAGAAAGCCAGGAATGAGCAGAGATGATTTGCTCACAACAAATGCAAATATTATCAAAACTGTTGCTGAAAATATCAAGCAGTATGCACCAGATTCACATGTAATCGTTATTTCAAACCCTCTTGATGCAATGGTAACATTGATGAGAGAAGTAACAGGTTTTCCTCACAATAGGGTATACGGTCAGGCTGGTGTTCTTGACTCATCACGTTTTGCTTCATTCATCGCGTGGGAGCTTGGGGTATCAGTGAAGGATATCAATGCATTGGTTCTTGGTGGCCATGGTGATACAATGGTTCCACTTGTAAGATATGCAAATGTAAATGGTATTCCTGTAATGGAACTTCTTGAAAGAAAATATGGTGATGCTGCAAAAGCTAAAGAAGTAATGGATGCAATCGTTGAAAGGACAAGGAAGGCTGGCGGTGAAGTAGTAGCACTTCTTAAGAAAGGTTCTGCTTTCTACTCTCCTGCATCAAGTGCCATTGCTATGGCTGAAGCGGTTCTTAGAGATCAGAAGAGAGTTCTTCCTGTTTGTGCATGGTTAGACGGTGAGTATGGTGTGAATGGTATGTATCTTGGTGTGCCAGTTATATTGGGTGCAAATGGTGTGGAAAAGGTTATAGAGCTATCCCTTAATGATGAAGAGCAGGCAATGCTCGATAACTCTGTGAACGCTGTTAAGAAACTTATTGAGGATATGAAAAGGCTTGGTTTCTTATAA
- the sucC gene encoding ADP-forming succinate--CoA ligase subunit beta, producing the protein MNIHEHQAKEIFRKYGVPTPRGFVAFKPENAVKAAQQLGGDLDIWVVKAQIHAGGRGKAGGVKLAKSTEEVGLIAKQMLGNKLVTHQTGPEGKIVHRVYIEEGVNIEKEFYLGMVLDRSLEMPVMMASAEGGVEIEEVAARSPEKIIKVAINPTIGFQGFHGRKLAFGLGLPRELVNKFISFAQAIYNVYMDYDANLIEINPLVLTKEGKFIALDAKMGFDDNALYRQPEILAMRDLTEEEPTEIEAAKYGLSYVKLDGNVGCMVNGAGLAMATMDIIKHEGGQPANFLDVGGGASAETVAKGFELILRDPNVKSIFVNIFGGIVRCDRVANGIIEATKVTKVDVPVVVRLDGTNAEEAAEILKNSGIKQLIPATDLKDGAKKAVEAAERGLA; encoded by the coding sequence ATGAATATTCATGAGCACCAAGCCAAAGAAATTTTCAGAAAATACGGTGTACCAACCCCAAGAGGTTTTGTGGCATTCAAGCCTGAGAATGCCGTTAAGGCTGCTCAACAGCTAGGAGGAGATTTGGACATCTGGGTTGTAAAGGCTCAGATTCATGCAGGTGGAAGAGGAAAAGCTGGTGGTGTCAAACTTGCAAAATCCACTGAAGAAGTTGGGCTTATTGCAAAACAGATGCTCGGAAATAAGCTTGTTACTCATCAAACTGGTCCTGAAGGGAAGATTGTTCATAGAGTATATATTGAAGAAGGGGTCAATATTGAAAAGGAGTTCTATTTAGGAATGGTTTTAGATAGGTCTCTTGAGATGCCCGTTATGATGGCTTCTGCTGAGGGTGGTGTTGAAATTGAAGAGGTTGCTGCAAGAAGTCCTGAAAAGATTATAAAAGTAGCTATTAATCCTACAATAGGTTTCCAAGGATTTCACGGTAGAAAACTTGCGTTTGGTCTTGGATTACCAAGGGAATTGGTGAACAAGTTTATCAGTTTTGCTCAAGCTATTTACAATGTGTATATGGACTATGATGCTAACTTAATTGAAATAAATCCACTTGTATTGACAAAAGAAGGTAAATTTATCGCACTTGATGCTAAAATGGGGTTTGATGATAACGCGCTTTACAGACAGCCTGAAATTCTTGCTATGAGAGATTTGACTGAAGAAGAACCTACTGAAATAGAAGCTGCAAAATACGGTTTAAGCTATGTGAAGTTGGATGGTAACGTTGGTTGTATGGTGAATGGTGCTGGACTTGCTATGGCTACAATGGATATTATTAAACATGAAGGTGGTCAGCCTGCAAACTTCCTTGATGTAGGTGGTGGCGCTAGTGCTGAAACTGTAGCAAAAGGTTTTGAATTAATTTTGAGAGATCCAAATGTTAAATCCATTTTTGTGAATATTTTCGGTGGAATAGTAAGATGTGACAGAGTTGCTAACGGTATTATTGAAGCAACAAAAGTTACTAAAGTAGATGTGCCTGTTGTTGTTAGATTAGATGGGACAAATGCTGAAGAGGCTGCTGAAATCCTCAAGAATTCCGGTATTAAGCAGCTTATACCTGCTACAGACCTTAAAGATGGTGCTAAAAAAGCTGTTGAAGCAGCAGAAAGGGGGTTGGCATGA
- the sucD gene encoding succinate--CoA ligase subunit alpha, with protein MSILVNKDTKVIVQGITGKEGSFHAEQCMAYGTQIVGGVTPGKGGITHLGVPVFNTVEEAVKATGATVSLVFVPPAFVADAIMEAADAGIELIVAITEGTPVKDMMYAKEYLKHRNVKMIGPNCPGIITPEECKIGIMPGFIFKKGPVGLISKSGTLTYEASNQIVKKGLGISTAVGIGGDPIIGLSYKELLQMFEEDPETKAIVMIGEIGGDLEIQAAKYIKENITKPVVAFIAGQTAPKGKRMGHAGAIISGSKGTAKEKMDALSEAGVHVVVSPAEIGETVAKVLSN; from the coding sequence ATGAGCATATTAGTAAATAAAGATACAAAAGTTATCGTTCAGGGGATTACAGGTAAAGAGGGATCTTTCCACGCTGAGCAATGTATGGCATATGGTACTCAGATTGTTGGGGGAGTTACTCCTGGTAAAGGCGGTATTACTCATTTGGGAGTTCCAGTATTTAATACAGTTGAAGAAGCAGTTAAAGCAACTGGTGCAACCGTATCACTTGTGTTTGTGCCACCGGCATTTGTAGCTGATGCAATAATGGAAGCAGCTGATGCTGGAATTGAGCTAATTGTTGCAATTACTGAAGGTACGCCTGTTAAAGATATGATGTATGCAAAAGAATATTTGAAACATAGAAATGTGAAAATGATTGGTCCTAACTGTCCTGGAATTATTACCCCTGAAGAGTGTAAAATAGGCATTATGCCTGGGTTTATTTTCAAGAAAGGTCCAGTAGGACTTATTTCTAAATCTGGTACTCTTACATATGAAGCAAGTAATCAAATTGTAAAGAAAGGATTAGGAATTTCTACCGCTGTTGGTATCGGTGGTGATCCTATTATTGGTCTAAGTTATAAAGAGTTGCTTCAGATGTTTGAAGAAGATCCAGAAACTAAAGCTATTGTAATGATTGGTGAGATTGGTGGCGATCTTGAAATTCAAGCTGCTAAATATATCAAAGAAAATATTACAAAACCTGTTGTAGCGTTTATCGCTGGTCAGACTGCTCCAAAAGGTAAGAGAATGGGGCATGCCGGTGCTATCATTTCTGGTAGCAAAGGTACAGCTAAAGAGAAGATGGACGCATTGAGTGAAGCAGGTGTTCATGTTGTAGTGAGCCCTGCTGAAATAGGTGAAACTGTTGCTAAAGTTTTAAGTAATTAG
- a CDS encoding 4Fe-4S binding protein — MAKAERIEINTKWCKGCEICVELCPTGCLEMKDFKVAVKDLDKCIACMQCELRCPDFAIVVYKKEE, encoded by the coding sequence ATGGCAAAAGCTGAAAGAATAGAAATCAATACTAAATGGTGCAAAGGTTGTGAGATTTGTGTTGAGCTTTGTCCTACAGGTTGCTTAGAAATGAAAGATTTTAAGGTTGCTGTGAAAGATCTTGATAAATGTATTGCTTGTATGCAGTGTGAATTAAGATGTCCAGATTTTGCAATCGTCGTTTATAAGAAAGAAGAATAA